The Mytilus galloprovincialis chromosome 2, xbMytGall1.hap1.1, whole genome shotgun sequence genome has a window encoding:
- the LOC143062069 gene encoding chymotrypsin-like serine proteinase, whose amino-acid sequence MKTFVLFLTFGFAVCTQKIVQPGRELIKEIFSFSNGIPDVDGLSSKIVGGSNAEIETYPWQISLQMRSGGSWYHICGGSIIDNRWIVTAAHCVDGSSANTLRIAAGMTKLSDTSRTVRSLARIIMHPSYSSSSGGYPNDIALLELSESLTYGVKINKIAVPTTQDFTGSICSLSGWGRLSGSGSSPDNLKDVQMTIIRNSECSTRWAPVSGATINDGHICILESGKSACSGDSGGPMTCYSENTPYLAGATSWGISTCSGDFPSVYARLTSFRSWISSYVSI is encoded by the exons ATGAAGACTTTTGTTCTTTTTCTGACATTTGGCTTTGCAg TGTGTACACAGAAAATAGTACAACCAGGACGAGAActaattaaagaaatattttcattttcg AATGGGATACCGGATGTTGATGGTTTAAGTAGTAAAATCGTTGGAGGGAGTAACGCAGAAATCGAAACCTACCCCTGGCAAATATCACTGCAGATGAGAAGTGGCGGAAGTTGGTATCATATCTGTGGCGGGTCTATAATAGACAACCGATGGATTGTAACAGCTGCTCATTGTGTTGATGGAAGTTC AGCCAACACTCTACGGATTGCAGCTGGAATGACAAAGTTATCAgatacttctagaacagttcgcTCGCTCGCCAGAATTATCATG CACCCAAGTTATAGTTCAAGTAGCGGTGGATACCCAAACGACATTGCTTTATTAGAATTGTCAGAGTCATTGACTTATGgtgtaaaaataaataagatcGCTGTTCCAACGACTCAGGATTTTACTGGATCCATCTGCAGTCTTTCCGGATGGGGAAGACTATCCGGAA GTGGAAGCAGTCCTGACAATTTAAAAGATGTTCAGATGACGATCATCCGCAATTCCGAATGTTCAACAAGATGGGCACCTGTTAGTGGTGCTACTATTAATGACGGACACATTTGTATATTAGAATCTGGTAAATCAGCCTGTAGT ggtGACAGTGGTGGACCGATGACATGCTACTCAGAGAATACCCCTTACCTCGCTGGGGCTACTTCGTGGGGTATAAGCACGTGCTCCGGGGATTTCCCAAGTGTTTATGCCAGACTGACGTCATTCAGATCATGGATCAGTAGTTATGTTAGCATTTGA